A genome region from Chryseobacterium sp. G0186 includes the following:
- a CDS encoding porin family protein yields MKKFLAITALVLGLGVQAQTTTTKKESGIELIPKAGLSIANQNIKNVNGEKSKVAFQAGLGVNIQTGLKNFSVQPEVNFISKGTKIKNNFGNETYNFNYIEIPVLAKYSFGPVYVNAGPSIGFLMGKNDRIKAAYGKTRSVDFGLQMGAGVAIPAGPGKVIVDGRYNLGLSNISDEKGMDVKNRGFAISLGYAIPL; encoded by the coding sequence ATGAAAAAGTTTTTAGCAATCACAGCCCTTGTATTGGGATTAGGAGTTCAGGCTCAGACAACAACTACGAAAAAGGAATCAGGAATAGAACTGATCCCTAAGGCCGGATTAAGTATTGCCAATCAAAATATTAAAAATGTGAATGGTGAAAAATCCAAGGTCGCATTTCAAGCCGGATTGGGAGTCAACATCCAGACGGGTTTAAAAAACTTCTCTGTACAACCGGAAGTTAACTTTATCAGCAAGGGAACAAAAATCAAAAACAACTTCGGAAATGAAACGTATAATTTCAATTATATAGAGATTCCGGTATTGGCAAAATACAGTTTCGGGCCGGTATACGTTAATGCAGGTCCATCTATTGGGTTCCTGATGGGAAAAAATGATAGGATCAAGGCTGCATACGGCAAAACCAGATCAGTAGACTTCGGCTTGCAAATGGGTGCCGGAGTTGCTATTCCTGCAGGCCCGGGAAAAGTGATTGTAGATGGAAGATACAACCTGGGATTGAGCAATATTTCTGATGAAAAAGGAATGGATGTGAAAAACAGAGGTTTTGCCATCTCTTTAGGCTACGCCATTCCTTTATAA
- a CDS encoding sensor histidine kinase: protein MKRRLVIWAVAVVTFYLFSYLIDPFDPAWQIYLREPWQLILEDMLWVLLFSIIISEVSILIDIMLNKLLPWKNRTIKRLLIQCILQITGSVLIVVVINTIVDCTSVNLPEMDSRKEFTLLGQWIATNIVISLIISAFNTVDYLLQNWKKTAVEAAQHKLRASKHKQAAMAAELQALKLQIDPHFIFNNLSVLSELILEDQQLGYEYSEKFARVYRYLLVNSKKDIIAVEEELKFLDSYIFLIENRIGEGVIFKIDIQEEYRSMYTLPLSLQLLVENAIKHNQTSKANPLEIHVYTNATGELVVSNTFLPLINKPDSSGVGLTNIITRYEILGYAKPIIEKTEDKFIVKLPLI from the coding sequence ATGAAAAGGAGACTGGTTATCTGGGCGGTAGCTGTGGTTACCTTCTACCTGTTTTCCTATTTGATAGACCCTTTTGACCCTGCATGGCAGATCTACCTGCGGGAACCATGGCAGCTGATCCTGGAAGATATGTTGTGGGTACTTCTGTTTTCCATCATTATTTCAGAGGTCAGTATACTTATTGATATTATGCTCAATAAGCTGCTTCCCTGGAAAAACAGGACCATAAAGAGATTATTGATCCAGTGTATTCTTCAGATTACCGGAAGCGTTTTAATTGTTGTGGTCATCAATACCATTGTAGACTGTACCTCGGTAAACCTGCCTGAAATGGATTCCCGAAAAGAGTTTACCTTACTGGGACAATGGATTGCAACAAATATTGTTATATCATTGATTATTAGTGCATTTAATACCGTGGATTACCTGCTCCAGAACTGGAAAAAAACAGCCGTGGAAGCTGCCCAACATAAGTTGAGAGCCTCAAAGCATAAACAGGCCGCAATGGCCGCTGAATTACAGGCACTTAAGCTGCAGATAGACCCGCATTTTATTTTTAATAATCTCAGCGTGCTCTCTGAACTTATTCTGGAAGATCAGCAGTTGGGCTATGAATATTCAGAAAAATTTGCAAGAGTATACCGGTATTTATTGGTCAATTCAAAGAAAGATATCATTGCGGTAGAAGAAGAGCTTAAATTTTTAGATTCCTATATCTTTTTGATTGAAAATAGAATAGGAGAGGGAGTAATATTTAAAATAGATATTCAGGAAGAATACAGATCTATGTATACGCTTCCCTTATCTCTGCAGTTATTGGTTGAGAATGCCATAAAACATAACCAGACCTCCAAGGCCAATCCACTGGAGATTCATGTATATACCAACGCTACAGGAGAGCTGGTGGTTTCCAATACATTTTTACCATTGATTAATAAGCCGGATTCCTCAGGAGTTGGGCTTACCAATATCATCACAAGATATGAGATCCTTGGCTATGCAAAACCGATAATAGAAAAAACCGAAGATAAATTTATTGTAAAACTTCCATTGATATGA
- a CDS encoding LytR/AlgR family response regulator transcription factor has protein sequence MKINKILIVEDERPNADMLKRLLLKLRPHIEILSVEDSITSTVNWLENNVVPDIIMMDVRLADGLSFEIFNKHEIKSAVIFTTAYDEYAVQAFKYNSIDYLLKPIDEEELDAALKRYETFMESVPVVGSAIEGLLNYIQPKDYRKRFLITHRDGYKTVLAEDILYFYTELGMSKGMLNTGVVENIPQTLEELEKQLDPKFFFRANRQFIIHIDSVKQIFNHFNGKLKLELRKQPEIEVIVSREKASIFKSWMDY, from the coding sequence ATGAAGATTAATAAAATTTTAATAGTTGAGGATGAAAGACCCAATGCAGACATGCTGAAAAGGCTGTTGCTAAAGCTGAGGCCCCATATTGAAATCCTATCCGTAGAAGACTCCATTACTTCCACCGTCAACTGGCTGGAAAACAATGTCGTTCCGGATATCATTATGATGGATGTTAGACTGGCAGACGGGTTAAGCTTTGAAATCTTTAATAAGCATGAAATAAAAAGTGCAGTGATATTCACCACAGCATATGATGAATATGCCGTACAGGCCTTTAAATATAACAGCATAGACTATCTTTTAAAACCCATTGATGAAGAAGAACTTGACGCTGCCCTAAAACGATATGAAACCTTTATGGAATCTGTTCCCGTAGTAGGATCTGCCATTGAGGGACTACTCAATTATATTCAACCGAAAGATTACAGAAAACGTTTTCTCATTACCCATCGTGATGGATATAAAACCGTATTGGCAGAAGATATTTTATACTTTTACACCGAATTGGGAATGAGTAAAGGCATGCTCAATACCGGAGTGGTAGAAAATATTCCCCAAACCCTGGAAGAACTTGAGAAGCAACTGGATCCTAAGTTTTTTTTTCGGGCCAACAGACAGTTTATTATCCATATTGATTCCGTAAAACAGATCTTTAATCATTTTAATGGTAAGCTTAAACTGGAACTCAGAAAACAGCCGGAAATAGAAGTTATTGTAAGCCGTGAAAAAGCTTCCATATTCAAATCCTGGATGGATTATTAA
- a CDS encoding universal stress protein, with the protein MKTIIVCTDFSMEAENATHYAASMAKENQYKIVLFNLQSISIHALNAQVSADFFYEQTLKNQGKLADKANDISRLYGIETEYYLASGNFIEELNHCIQATKCDFIVMGMAEKTLEQRLMGNIVTKAIHKIKNPILIVPGHIEYTGIRKILFAYDTHKSMTWSAMNDIYYFINEFSSEIEVFNVSESLEDFTEVIEDIDLNSGYNMDDIKYSFKMIQSIEIIKAIEEEVKLTNADLLTMIPYRYNLVESLFHRSKTAMMAYKNKVPLLSIPLNID; encoded by the coding sequence ATGAAAACAATAATTGTCTGCACAGATTTTTCCATGGAAGCTGAAAATGCCACTCATTATGCGGCCTCTATGGCTAAGGAAAACCAATATAAGATCGTCCTATTCAATCTACAGAGTATTTCTATTCACGCTCTGAATGCACAGGTTTCTGCTGATTTCTTTTATGAACAAACGCTTAAAAACCAAGGAAAGTTAGCGGATAAGGCTAATGATATCAGTAGATTATATGGTATAGAAACGGAATATTATCTGGCTTCCGGAAACTTCATTGAGGAGCTGAATCATTGTATACAGGCCACAAAGTGTGACTTTATTGTGATGGGTATGGCAGAAAAAACCCTTGAGCAAAGGCTTATGGGAAATATTGTAACAAAAGCCATTCACAAGATCAAAAACCCGATATTGATTGTTCCCGGACATATAGAGTACACAGGAATCAGAAAAATTCTGTTTGCCTATGATACCCACAAATCCATGACCTGGTCTGCCATGAATGATATTTATTACTTCATCAATGAGTTCAGTTCTGAAATTGAGGTATTCAATGTAAGTGAAAGCCTGGAGGATTTTACGGAAGTCATTGAAGATATTGACTTAAATTCCGGATATAACATGGATGACATTAAGTACAGTTTTAAAATGATCCAATCCATCGAAATCATCAAAGCCATTGAAGAGGAGGTCAAATTAACCAATGCTGATCTTCTCACCATGATCCCTTACCGGTATAATCTCGTGGAATCTCTTTTTCATCGGAGTAAAACAGCCATGATGGCTTATAAAAATAAAGTGCCTTTACTATCAATCCCCCTAAACATAGATTAA